One window of Burkholderia cepacia GG4 genomic DNA carries:
- a CDS encoding arabinose ABC transporter substrate-binding protein produces MNRTIRRHTLRALLAALCLAPLGMQGAAHADAPLKIGFLVKMPEQAWFINEQNAAAALGQKESFSVVKIGTPDGEKVLAAIDNLNSQGAQGFVICAPDVRLGPAIAARAKRYNMKFVTVDDQLVDSTGKPLTNVPHLGMSATKIGNQVGQAIADEMKRRGWKPEEVGALRITNYELPTAKLRTDGATQALLANGFRKENIFDAPQKTTDDSGGLEAAFPVLSRHPNVKKWVVFALNEETVLGAVRATEQLHIPAADVIGVGINGAGEAFAEFQKKEPTGFYGTIAVSSTNHGKDSTQNLVDWIRNGKTPQADTQTSGKLMTRANWQAVRAELGI; encoded by the coding sequence ATGAACCGCACGATTCGCCGACACACCCTGCGCGCGCTGCTGGCCGCACTTTGCCTCGCGCCGCTCGGCATGCAGGGCGCCGCGCACGCCGACGCGCCGCTGAAGATCGGCTTCCTGGTGAAAATGCCCGAGCAGGCATGGTTCATCAACGAGCAGAACGCGGCCGCCGCGCTCGGCCAGAAGGAGAGTTTCTCGGTCGTGAAGATCGGCACGCCGGACGGCGAGAAAGTGCTGGCCGCGATCGACAACCTCAACTCGCAAGGCGCGCAGGGCTTCGTGATCTGCGCGCCCGACGTGCGCCTCGGCCCGGCGATCGCCGCGCGCGCGAAGCGCTACAACATGAAGTTCGTGACCGTCGACGACCAGCTCGTCGATTCGACCGGCAAGCCGCTCACGAATGTGCCGCACCTCGGGATGTCGGCCACCAAGATCGGCAACCAGGTCGGCCAGGCGATCGCCGACGAGATGAAGCGGCGCGGCTGGAAGCCGGAGGAAGTCGGCGCGTTGCGCATCACCAACTACGAGCTGCCGACGGCGAAGCTGCGCACCGATGGCGCGACACAGGCGCTGCTCGCGAACGGCTTCCGCAAGGAGAACATCTTCGATGCGCCGCAGAAGACGACCGACGACAGCGGTGGCCTCGAGGCGGCCTTCCCGGTGCTCTCACGCCATCCGAACGTGAAGAAGTGGGTGGTCTTTGCGCTGAACGAGGAAACCGTGCTCGGCGCGGTGCGCGCGACCGAACAGCTGCACATCCCGGCGGCCGACGTGATCGGCGTCGGCATCAACGGCGCGGGCGAGGCGTTCGCCGAATTCCAGAAGAAGGAGCCGACCGGCTTCTACGGGACGATCGCGGTCAGCTCGACGAACCACGGCAAGGACAGCACGCAGAACCTCGTCGACTGGATTCGCAACGGCAAGACGCCGCAGGCCGACACGCAGACGAGCGGCAAGCTGATGACCCGCGCGAACTGGCAGGCCGTGCGCGCCGAGCTCGGCATCTGA
- the araG gene encoding L-arabinose ABC transporter ATP-binding protein AraG — protein MTMQTMTAVTGNDGAAAAGAGAPPPGGALLALDGITVTFPGVRALDAVSLSVRAGEVHGLMGENGAGKSTLLKVLSGVNQPQAGTLTLNGAVQRFASTRAALEAGIAIIYQELHLVPELTVAENLMLGQLPSRLGVVDERALAVRALDALERLGEHIDPDIPVKYLSIGQRQMIEIGKALMRDARVIAFDEPTSSLSARETTQLFRIIRSLRAEGRAIIYVTHRMEEVDALCDRVTVFRDGRRIETFESVAELDRDRLIGCMVGRSIEDVYGYRPRAAGDVMIEAKGLTGPGLSEPVSFAARRGEIVGFFGLVGAGRSELMKLLYGAARPSGGHVELGGKRVAFSSPRDAVRAGIALCPEDRKQEGIVAIASVADNLNISARRHFSPARVLLDARRERELAQKYIERLAIKTRDGDTPIGALSGGNQQKVVLARWLAERIDVFLMDEPTRGIDVGARAEIYNLFYELAEAGRTVIIVSSDLAEVIGVADRIIVMKEGRIAGEVAKAQATPDALIKLALPR, from the coding sequence ATGACGATGCAGACGATGACGGCCGTAACGGGCAACGACGGCGCTGCCGCAGCCGGCGCCGGTGCGCCGCCCCCCGGCGGCGCGCTGCTCGCGCTCGACGGCATCACGGTGACGTTTCCGGGCGTGCGTGCGCTCGATGCCGTGTCGCTGTCGGTGCGCGCGGGCGAAGTGCACGGGCTGATGGGCGAGAACGGCGCGGGCAAATCGACGCTGCTGAAGGTGCTGTCCGGCGTGAACCAGCCGCAGGCCGGCACGCTGACGCTGAACGGCGCGGTGCAGCGCTTCGCATCGACGCGCGCCGCGCTCGAGGCCGGCATTGCGATCATCTACCAGGAGCTGCATCTGGTGCCCGAGCTGACGGTCGCGGAGAACCTGATGCTCGGGCAGCTGCCGAGCCGGCTCGGCGTGGTCGACGAGCGTGCACTCGCGGTGCGTGCGCTCGATGCACTGGAGCGGCTCGGCGAGCACATCGATCCGGACATCCCGGTGAAGTACCTGTCGATCGGCCAGCGCCAGATGATCGAGATCGGCAAGGCGCTGATGCGCGATGCGCGCGTGATCGCGTTCGACGAGCCGACGAGCTCGCTGTCCGCGCGCGAGACGACGCAGCTGTTCCGCATCATCCGTTCGCTGCGTGCCGAGGGCCGCGCGATCATCTACGTCACGCACCGGATGGAGGAAGTCGACGCGCTGTGCGATCGCGTGACGGTGTTCCGCGACGGCCGCCGGATCGAGACGTTCGAATCGGTCGCCGAACTCGACCGCGACCGGCTGATCGGCTGCATGGTCGGGCGCTCGATCGAGGACGTGTACGGCTACCGGCCGCGCGCGGCCGGCGACGTGATGATCGAGGCGAAGGGGCTGACGGGGCCCGGCTTGTCGGAGCCGGTGTCGTTCGCCGCGCGGCGCGGCGAGATCGTCGGCTTCTTCGGGCTCGTCGGCGCGGGCCGTTCGGAGCTGATGAAGCTGCTGTACGGCGCGGCGCGTCCGAGCGGCGGGCACGTCGAGCTGGGCGGCAAGCGCGTCGCATTCTCGAGCCCGCGCGACGCGGTGCGTGCCGGCATCGCGCTGTGCCCTGAAGACCGCAAGCAGGAAGGCATCGTCGCGATCGCGTCGGTCGCCGACAACCTGAACATCAGCGCGCGTCGTCATTTCAGCCCGGCGCGCGTGCTGCTCGACGCGCGGCGCGAACGCGAGCTGGCGCAGAAATACATCGAGCGGCTCGCGATCAAGACCCGCGACGGCGACACGCCGATCGGCGCGCTGTCGGGCGGCAACCAGCAGAAGGTCGTGCTCGCGCGCTGGCTGGCCGAGCGCATCGACGTGTTCCTGATGGACGAGCCGACGCGCGGCATCGACGTCGGCGCGCGCGCGGAAATCTACAACCTGTTCTACGAACTCGCGGAAGCGGGCCGCACGGTGATCATCGTGTCGAGCG